In Lytechinus variegatus isolate NC3 chromosome 12, Lvar_3.0, whole genome shotgun sequence, a single window of DNA contains:
- the LOC121425076 gene encoding PRELI domain-containing protein 1, mitochondrial-like, translating to MKHFTAATTFKHSWDQVSSAFWQKYPGPYSKHVLSEDVVSRYISPDCKLHSTRLLTKTNRMPKWGGFLFGNNSRFVSIVEESIVDPKKKTMTTYTRNIGYQNFMVLEEKCVFTESEENKDWTQLTRQVWVSSNLYGFSRALMAFGVERYKANLTKSNKGIQYILDKLFVPERVPDTLPHEVSKLRDNAKAKAQNMAARAGGIVQ from the exons ATGAAGCACTTCACTGCTGCTACTACCTTCAAACACTCATGGGACCAAGTCTCCTCGGCTTTCTGGCAAAAATACCCTGGACCATACAG TAAACATGTGCTGTCTGAAGACGTTGTATCCCGCTACATCAGCCCAGACTGCAAGCTTCACAGCACCCGCCTGCTGACCAAGACCAACAGAATGCCCAAGTGGGGCGGCTTTCTCTTCGGGAACAACTCAAGATTTGTTTCTATCGTCGAAGAGAGCATCGTGGATCCCAAGAAGAAGACAATGACTACCTACACAAGGAATATAGGCTACCAGAATTTCATG GTTCTGGAGGAAAAGTGTGTCTTCACAGAATCGGAAGAGAACAAGGATTGGACGCAACTGACGAGACAGGTGTGGGTCAGCTCCAACCTGTACGGTTTCTCCAGAGCCCTGATGGCCTTCGGTGTGGAACGCTACAAAGCCAACCTCACCAAGTCCAACAAAGGCATCCAGTACATCCTAGACAAACTCTTTGTGCCGGAGAGGGTTCCCGATACACTACCTCACGAGGTTTCCAAGCTCAGAGACAATGCCAAAGCCAAGGCCCAGAACATGGCTGCCAGGGCCGGCGGAATAGTCCAGTAG